Proteins encoded together in one Kitasatospora albolonga window:
- a CDS encoding SAM-dependent methyltransferase, which translates to MTKGNETTITDELYAYMLAHNPPLDPVQRELVETTYARFPDHAGMVSAEEQAPLLAFLVRLVGARHVVEVGTFTGFSALAMAQALPADGTLIACDISEEWTAYGREAWAKAGVADRIDLRIAPALDTLRAMPAEPHIDFAYLDADKGGYIAYWEELVPRMRQGGLIAVDNVLFHGGVTDPEATGPTAAIKEFNEHVTADARMDSVLLTVADGLTLARKK; encoded by the coding sequence ATGACCAAGGGCAACGAGACCACGATCACCGACGAGCTGTACGCCTACATGCTGGCCCACAACCCGCCGCTGGACCCGGTCCAGCGGGAGCTGGTGGAGACCACGTACGCCCGGTTCCCCGACCACGCGGGCATGGTGTCGGCCGAGGAACAGGCCCCGCTGCTGGCCTTCCTCGTCCGGCTGGTGGGCGCCCGGCATGTGGTGGAGGTCGGTACGTTCACCGGGTTCAGCGCCCTGGCGATGGCCCAGGCGCTGCCCGCCGACGGCACGCTGATCGCCTGCGACATCTCGGAGGAGTGGACGGCGTACGGCCGCGAGGCATGGGCGAAGGCGGGCGTCGCGGACCGGATCGACCTGCGTATCGCCCCGGCCCTGGACACCCTGCGCGCGATGCCCGCCGAGCCGCACATCGACTTCGCCTACCTGGACGCGGACAAGGGCGGATACATCGCGTACTGGGAGGAGCTGGTGCCCCGGATGCGGCAGGGCGGGCTCATCGCGGTGGACAACGTGCTCTTCCACGGCGGGGTCACCGATCCGGAGGCGACCGGTCCGACGGCGGCGATCAAGGAGTTCAACGAGCATGTGACCGCCGACGCCCGGATGGACAGCGTGCTGCTCACGGTCGCGGACGGTCTGACGCTCGCGCGTAAGAAGTGA
- a CDS encoding HAD family hydrolase, which translates to MSVTSSPATLVASDLDRTLIYSAAALGLAMPDAEAPRLLCVEVYGHKPLSYMTETAAALLTEVAGSTVFVPTTTRTREQYHRIHLPGPAPRYAICANGGHILVDGVSDRDWQRQVETRIAEECAPLTEIRAHLATTADPAWLLKDRVAEDLFAYLVVERSLLPEEWVKELAVWAQERGWTVSLQGRKIYAVPAPLTKSAAMNEVARRSGATRTLAAGDSLLDADLLLAADLGWRPGHGELAEDDWQAPHVVALEERGGAAGEEILRRFLAASAA; encoded by the coding sequence CCACGCTGGTCGCGAGCGACCTCGACCGTACGCTGATCTACTCGGCGGCAGCGCTCGGCCTGGCGATGCCGGACGCGGAGGCCCCCCGGCTCCTCTGCGTCGAGGTGTACGGCCACAAGCCCCTGTCGTACATGACGGAGACGGCCGCCGCCCTCCTCACCGAGGTGGCCGGTTCCACGGTCTTCGTGCCGACCACCACCCGCACCCGTGAGCAGTACCACCGCATCCACCTCCCCGGCCCCGCCCCCCGGTACGCGATCTGCGCCAACGGCGGCCACATCCTGGTCGACGGGGTCTCCGACCGGGACTGGCAGCGGCAGGTGGAGACACGCATCGCCGAGGAGTGCGCACCCCTCACCGAGATCCGCGCCCACCTCGCCACCACCGCCGACCCGGCCTGGCTCCTCAAGGACCGGGTGGCCGAGGACCTCTTCGCCTATCTGGTCGTGGAGCGTTCCCTCCTCCCCGAGGAGTGGGTGAAGGAGCTGGCGGTCTGGGCGCAGGAGCGCGGCTGGACGGTCTCGCTCCAGGGCCGCAAGATCTACGCGGTCCCGGCCCCGCTCACCAAGAGCGCCGCGATGAACGAGGTCGCCCGCCGCTCCGGCGCCACCCGCACGCTCGCCGCCGGGGACTCCCTCCTCGACGCGGACCTGCTCCTGGCCGCCGACCTCGGCTGGCGCCCCGGCCACGGCGAACTGGCCGAGGACGACTGGCAGGCCCCGCACGTCGTGGCGCTGGAGGAGCGGGGCGGGGCGGCGGGGGAGGAGATCCTGCGCCGGTTCCTGGCGGCCTCGGCGGCGTGA